One genomic window of Mus musculus strain C57BL/6J chromosome 4, GRCm38.p6 C57BL/6J includes the following:
- the Exosc3 gene encoding exosome complex component RRP40 isoform 1 (isoform 1 is encoded by transcript variant 1), producing the protein MAEVLSAGPESVAGCRARAVHKVLNQVVLPGEELVLPDHEDVDGLGGAGEQPLRLNAGARPRLRVVCGPGLRRCGDRLLVTKCGRLRHKEPSGGGGGVYWVDSQQKRYVPVKGDHVIGIVIAKSGDIFKVDVGGSEPASLSYLAFEGATKRNRPNVQVGDLIYGQCVVANKDMEPEMVCIDSCGRANGMGVIGQDGLLFKVTLGLIRKLLAPDCEIVQELGKLYPLEIVFGMNGRIWVKAKTIQQTLILANVLEACEHMTTEQRKQIFARLAES; encoded by the exons ATGGCTGAAGTACTGTCCGCGGGACCGGAGTCGGTGGCGGGCTGCCGAGCACGGGCCGTGCACAAGGTGCTGAATCAGGTGGTTCTCCCCGGGGAGGAGCTGGTGCTGCCGGACCACGAGGACGTAGACGGCCTTGGCGGCGCCGGGGAGCAGCCGTTACGCCTGAATGCGGGTGCGCGCCCGAGGCTGCGCGTAGTGTGTGGCCCAGGTTTGCGACGCTGCGGGGACCGTCTGCTGGTCACCAAGTGTGGCCGCCTGCGTCACAAGGAGCCCagcggaggcggcggcggcgttTACTGGGTGGACTCGCAGCAGAAGCGG TATGTACCTGTGAAAGGGGACCACGTGATTGGCATAGTGATCGCTAAATCTGGAGATATATTCAAAGTTGATGTTGGAGGGAGTGAGCCAGCGTCTTTGTCTTACCTGGCATTTGAAGGGGCAACTAAAAGAAACAGACCAAATGTGCAG GTTGGAGATCTCATCTATGGCCAGTGTGTGGTCGCTAATAAAGACATGGAACCAGAGATGGTCTGCATTGACAGCTGTGGCCGCGCCAATGGGATGGGTGTGATTGGGCAGGATGGCCTGCTCTTCAAAGTGACGTTGGGCTTAATTAGAAA GCTATTAGCTCCAGATTGTGAAATTGTGCAAGAGCTGGGAAAACTCTATCCATTGGAGATTGTGTTTGGAATGAATGGAAGAATATGGGTCAAAGCTAAGACCATTCAGCAGACGTTAATTTTAGCAAATGTCTTAGAAGCTTGTGAACACATGACAACAGAGCAAAGAAAACAGATCTTTGCCAGACTGGCAGAGAGTTGA
- the Exosc3 gene encoding exosome complex component RRP40 isoform 2 (isoform 2 is encoded by transcript variant 2) has translation MAEVLSAGPESVAGCRARAVHKYVPVKGDHVIGIVIAKSGDIFKVDVGGSEPASLSYLAFEGATKRNRPNVQVGDLIYGQCVVANKDMEPEMVCIDSCGRANGMGVIGQDGLLFKVTLGLIRKLLAPDCEIVQELGKLYPLEIVFGMNGRIWVKAKTIQQTLILANVLEACEHMTTEQRKQIFARLAES, from the exons ATGGCTGAAGTACTGTCCGCGGGACCGGAGTCGGTGGCGGGCTGCCGAGCACGGGCCGTGCACAAG TATGTACCTGTGAAAGGGGACCACGTGATTGGCATAGTGATCGCTAAATCTGGAGATATATTCAAAGTTGATGTTGGAGGGAGTGAGCCAGCGTCTTTGTCTTACCTGGCATTTGAAGGGGCAACTAAAAGAAACAGACCAAATGTGCAG GTTGGAGATCTCATCTATGGCCAGTGTGTGGTCGCTAATAAAGACATGGAACCAGAGATGGTCTGCATTGACAGCTGTGGCCGCGCCAATGGGATGGGTGTGATTGGGCAGGATGGCCTGCTCTTCAAAGTGACGTTGGGCTTAATTAGAAA GCTATTAGCTCCAGATTGTGAAATTGTGCAAGAGCTGGGAAAACTCTATCCATTGGAGATTGTGTTTGGAATGAATGGAAGAATATGGGTCAAAGCTAAGACCATTCAGCAGACGTTAATTTTAGCAAATGTCTTAGAAGCTTGTGAACACATGACAACAGAGCAAAGAAAACAGATCTTTGCCAGACTGGCAGAGAGTTGA